The Dermacentor albipictus isolate Rhodes 1998 colony chromosome 2, USDA_Dalb.pri_finalv2, whole genome shotgun sequence genome has a segment encoding these proteins:
- the LOC135900865 gene encoding uncharacterized protein, translating into MQVCEPDYLYTKRTSNYFLVQLPSPQCCFDIVCECLSVFRSILLQSGDIEMNPGPGTDAVLAELKKLSAGQTTIIADMQGLKSQCTATSAALVDLSKRLADLEGHYQKLLPLQIEIQTIRTDTEQTAKLVHTLNARVDDAENRSRRNNLVFYGLPDTAASETSAASEEKILRLCSDHLNVPLEPQDIERAHRVGRHSANHPRPLIVRFNHYKKKEMVLSNGRKLKGTHLSMGEDFSPAVRDARRKLVSFAKAKSVPFSLRFKTLFIGSKRYVYDDTSQTVKEI; encoded by the coding sequence ATGCAGGTTTGTGAACCAGACTACTTGTATACTAAGAGAACTAGCAATTACTTTTTGGTGCAGCTTCCGAGCCCGCAGTGCTGCTTTGATATTGTTTGTGAGTGTCTCAGTGTATTTAGATCTATTTTGTTACAGTCAGGGGATATTGAAATGAACCCTGGTCCTGGTACTGATGCTGTGCTTGCCGAACTGAAAAAACTGTCCGCTGGCCAAACCACAATAATTGCCGACATGCAGGGCCTTAAAAGCCAATGTACGGCTACAAGTGCTGCACTCGTTGACTTAAGCAAGAGGTTAGCGGATCTAGAGGGCCATTATCAGAAACTACTACCATTGCAAATCGAGATACAGACCATAAGGACAGATACTGAGCAAACAGCAAAGCTTGTTCACACTCTGAATGCCCGCGTTGACGATGCAGAGAATCGCTCAAGGCGAAACAATCTTGTGTTTTATGGCCTTCCTGATACAGCAGCATCAGAAACGTCGGCCGCGTCTGAAGAAAAAATTTTACGTCTATGCTCAGACCACCTGAACGTGCCACTTGAACCTCAAGACATAGAGCGAGCGCATCGTGTTGGTCGTCATTCTGCTAATCACCCGCGCCCACTAATTGTTAGGTTTAATcattacaagaaaaaagaaatggtgctCTCAAATGGGCGCAAACTTAAGGGCACTCATCTCAGCATGGGTGAGGATTTTTCCCCGGCAGTTAGGGACGCCCGCAGGAAACTTGTTTCGTTTGCGAAAGCAAAATCTGTGCCATTTTCTTTGCGCTTTAAAACTCTTTTCATTGGTTCTAAGCGCTACGTATACGATGACACATCGCAAACAGTGAAAGAAATATAG
- the LOC135900866 gene encoding RRP15-like protein, translating into MAARSSDDESEHSADEQRSALASGSDDSAAEGNEAWADVLGKLLHTKAPRTKTPILFKAKKDGQQRRQKPATVLEIVGDGGEVKEQETQKLPDEPEFLSKRELRERKEKKRQWEEMSRTKPVHDEVEKRLRSIATRGVVQLFNAVKTHQKEVDEKLRAAGQSETKRDKVLKSFSKGAFLDMLKENKEKSSDKQQSWGVLRDDFMLGAEMKDWDKEEEIAS; encoded by the exons ATGGCGGCGCGCAGCTCAG ACGATGAGTCTGAACACAGTGCTGACGAACAGCGGTCGGCGCTCGCCAGCGGCTCCGATGACTCCGCAGCAGAAGGCAACGAGGCCTGGGCCGACGTGCTGGGCAAGCTCCTCCATACAAAGGCGCCCAGGACAAAGACTCCTATCCTTTTCAAAGCGAAGAAAGATGGACAACAGAGACGCCAAAAGCCGGCCACCGTCCTCGAAATTGTGGGCGATGGAGGAGAAGTGAAAGAACAGGAGACACAGAAACTGCCTGACGAGCCCGAGTTTCTGTCCAAACGGGAACTTCGGGAAAGGAAAGAGAAG AAGCGGCAGTGGGAGGAAATGAGTAGGACAAAACCAGTGCACGATGAAGTTGAGAAACGGTTAAGAAGCATTGCCACGAG AGGTGTTGTGCAGCTATTCAACGCCGTTAAGACTCACCAAAAGGAAGTTGATGAGAAGCTCCGTGCTGCTGGCCAATCAGAGACCAAGAGAGATAAAGTGTTGAAATCTTTCAGCAAAGGTGCTTTCTTGGATATGCTTAAGGAAAATAAG GAAAAATCGTCTGACAAACAGCAGTCTTGGGGAGTGCTTCGAGATGACTTCATGCTTGGTGCTGAGATGAAGGACTGGGATAAGGAGGAAGAAATAGCCTCTTAG